Proteins from a single region of Fibrobacter sp. UWH6:
- a CDS encoding glutamate--tRNA ligase family protein, whose amino-acid sequence MSGKIRFAPSPTGYLHEGHLLSALYVWAAAKKWDLHIHLRIEDHDQGRARQAYIDGIREDLEWLGFEHHSESIQSERHHIYQAVLEELSQKDLVYPCTCSRKQLEAENPRSETGEIIYQGKCRILDERREAFGHLQVGDKEPENNGMGLAPHSLRVRISNKIINWKDYRLGDFSENPSEQCGDFPIRDRDGFWTYQFAVCVDDLHQGITHIVRGEDIRNSTARQIYLSELIANVCADSTRIQMPAYKRPFYLHHALIVDPNGKKLSKRELAHSIRQDKEDGITPEALIGRVLYKAGFQNTPTPQPLNAAVEQIIHTL is encoded by the coding sequence ATGTCAGGAAAAATCCGTTTCGCACCAAGCCCCACCGGCTACCTCCACGAAGGCCATCTGCTTTCGGCACTTTACGTCTGGGCCGCCGCCAAGAAATGGGACCTGCACATCCACCTGCGAATTGAAGATCACGACCAGGGAAGAGCCCGCCAAGCCTACATCGACGGCATCCGCGAAGACCTGGAATGGCTCGGTTTTGAGCACCACAGCGAAAGCATCCAGAGCGAACGTCATCACATCTACCAGGCTGTCCTGGAAGAACTTTCCCAGAAGGACCTAGTGTACCCCTGCACCTGCAGCCGTAAGCAGCTGGAGGCCGAAAATCCCAGAAGCGAAACTGGAGAAATTATCTACCAGGGGAAATGCCGAATTTTAGATGAGAGACGAGAGGCGTTTGGCCACCTTCAGGTGGGAGACAAGGAACCGGAAAATAATGGGATGGGGCTTGCGCCCCATAGCCTCAGGGTTAGAATTTCTAACAAAATAATAAACTGGAAAGACTATCGTCTCGGAGACTTCAGCGAGAATCCGTCAGAACAATGCGGAGACTTTCCCATCCGGGATCGCGACGGTTTCTGGACTTACCAATTCGCCGTCTGCGTCGATGATTTGCATCAAGGAATAACCCATATCGTTCGAGGCGAAGACATCCGCAATTCCACGGCACGTCAGATTTACCTCTCAGAATTAATCGCCAACGTCTGTGCCGATTCCACCCGCATACAGATGCCCGCCTACAAGCGCCCCTTCTACCTGCACCATGCCCTAATCGTGGATCCCAACGGCAAGAAGCTTTCCAAACGTGAGCTAGCTCACAGTATTCGGCAAGATAAGGAAGATGGCATAACCCCCGAAGCCCTCATTGGCCGAGTACTTTACAAGGCAGGCTTCCAAAATACCCCCACCCCACAGCCCCTAAATGCGGCAGTTGAACAAATAATCCATACTTTATAA